A genomic segment from Conger conger chromosome 2, fConCon1.1, whole genome shotgun sequence encodes:
- the metrn gene encoding meteorin: protein MLLFWLYTVWIPLLTVCDGVLSSYSEDQCSWKGSGLSQQPGSVEQISLHCAEGSLEWLYPKGALRLTLSPRLPSTAVGPGAGGPGGSGHVTACVKPAENFLGAQLYLERDGVLELLVGDRPDSPRPPRVRCFSRQPGEKVALFLQATPHQDISRRIAAFRYELRGVWNARLSLDSDPVNNEGACRPCNDTEILMAVCTSDFVVRGNIRSVAENEDLHVSVIKVSSTRVFRQKYALFSGAGRLTKAGEIRTLLECGVRNGAGSFLFTGRVHFGEAWLGCAPRYKDFQRVYSLAKEARQIPCELASD from the exons ATGCTGCTTTTCTGGCTTTACACGGTGTGGATCCCGCTGCTAACAGTTTGTGACGGAGTTTTGTCCAGCTATTCAGAAGACCAGTGCAGCTGGAAAGGGAG TGGTCTGTCTCAACAGCCTGGCAGTGTGGAACAAATCTCCCTGCACTGCGCCGAGGGGTCCCTGGAGTGGCTGTACCCCAAGGGGGCGCTGCGGCTCACTCTGTCCCCTCGTCTGCCCTCCACAGCGGTGGGCCCGGGGGCCGGTGGGCCCGGTGGCTCTGGCCACGTCACCGCCTGTGTAAAACCCGCTGAGAACTTCCTCGGGGCCCAGCTCTACCTGGAGCGAGACGGCGTCCTGGAGCTCCTGGTGGGTGACCGGCCAGATTCCCCCAGGCCGCCCCGGGTGCGCTGCTTCAGCCGGCAGCCCGGGGAGAAGGTGGCGCTCTTCCTGCAGGCCACCCCGCATCAGGACATCAGCCGCCGCATCGCAGCCTTCCGCTACGAGCTGAGAGGGGTGTGGAACGCGCGCCTGTCCTTGGACTCCGACCCTGTGAACAATGAAG GCGCCTGCAGACCCTGCAATGACACTGAGATTCTGATGGCTGTCTGCACCAGTGACTTCG TGGTTCGGGGGAACATTCGCTCTGTGGCCGAAAACGAGGACCTGCATGTTTCTGTAATCAAAGTCAGCTCAACCCGGGTGTTCCGACAGAAGTACGCCCTGTTCTCGGGGGCGGGGCGTCTGACCAAGGCGGGTGAGATCCGCACCCTGCTGGAGTGCGGCGTCAGGAATGGCGCCGGAAGCTTCCTCTTCACCGGCAGGGTTCACTTTGGAGAGGCGTGGCTGGGCTGCGCACCGCGGTACAAGGACTTCCAGCGAGTCTACAGTCTGGCCAAGGAAGCCAGACAGATCCCCTGCGAGCTGGCGTCTGACTGA
- the ccdc78 gene encoding coiled-coil domain-containing protein 78 isoform X1 encodes MESREDGFVNQLEDRVRLLTDENVQLRDKNERLFNRLGGLQTKLGQLAGSKTDLSSKLVISEEEKLKMAKDLIDAQIHTNKMREQYEAETFELKNKILSQENQLMEMEMERDRLQRDIQHTRGRLQVADKNYKELADEYITLKSNHLVLSEAHEKEVCRNEELSAELLGLAKAQDSLLRQQETQARSQALYGETAHELDRVRALVSRMSQHRVRQTEELAASEQERKALERNILGNQDQIKEELERMKRSYEEQQHRLEGKVVAMGKEQQENKRAIRSTQHKLAEQSAALLSSQSQLKEVEMENSRLQMQVKELNEEYRARLVRYLQDLAEYVDGLNDGQGAPRPPERAQMKKFVDSMLQDVRASYRSREEQLSSAARAYKKRLQKIIKTHEALLIAYRMQREQILALGERGLDPGPPESHFSLTDGELQVEQSRELQRLREDKARLECQLSDALGQKNARFNPVQSVSFQETGNSGRIAEDAWVDIRKQLKEFTHSTQEDQERERAQLITRATVAEEQVLELQDYVDKHLGRYKQEVMRLRRLLGTEAGRAHSAQAPEPRALRRPKKNPSYEI; translated from the exons ATGGAATCCCGCGAAGATGGGTTTGTAAACCAACTTGAAGACAGGGTTCGGCTACTGACCGACGAAAAT GTACAGCTGCGGGACAAAAACGAGCGTCTCTTCAACAGACTGGGTGGCCTGCAGACTAAGCTGGGGCAGCTGGCCGGATCAAAGACCGACCTCTCTTCCAAACTGGTCATCAGTGAAGAGGAGAAACTGAAG ATGGCAAAGGATCTGATTGATGCCCAGATACACACTAATAAGATGAGGGAGCAGTATGAAGCAGAAACATTTGAGCTGAAAAACAAG ATTCTGTCTCAGGAGAATCAACTCATGGAAATGGAGATGGAGCGGGACAGGCTGCAGAGAGACATCCAGCACACTAGGGGGCGCCTGCAAGTGGCTGATAAGAATTACAAAGAGCTGGCAGATGAGTACATCACTCTGAAGAGCAATCACTTGGTTCTGAGTGAGGCGCACGAGAAGGAGGTGTGCAGGAATGAGGAACTGAGTGCAGAGTTGCTGGGCCTGGCTAAGGCCCAGGATTCTCTCCTCAGGCAGCAGGAGACCCAGGCCCGCTCTCAGGCTCTGTACGGGGAGACTGCCCATGAGCTGGATAGGGTGCGGGCTCTCGTCAGCAGGATGTCCCAGCATAGGGTGCGG CAGACTGAAGAGCTGGCTGCCTCAGAACAAGAACGGAAAGCCCTTGAGAGAAAT ATCCTTGGAAACCAGGATCAGATTAAAGAAGAGCTggagaggatgaagaggagctACGAGGAACAACAGCACAGACTGGAGGGCAAAGT GGTGGCAATGGGCAAGGAGCAACAGGAGAACAAGAGAGCCATCCGCAGCACCCAACACAAACTGGCAGAGCAGTCTGCA gCTCTGCTCAGCTCACAGAGCCAGCTGAaggaggtggagatggagaacTCCAGGCTGCAGATGCAGGTGAAGGAGCTGAACGAGGAATATCGTGCTCGACTGGTGCGCTACCTGCAGGACCTAGCA GAGTACGTGGACGGACTGAATGACGGACAGGGAGCCCCACGGCCCCCGGAGCGTGCACAGATGAAGAAGTTTGTGGACAGCATGCTGCAGGATGTGAGGGCCTCCTATCGATCCCGGGAGGAGCAGCTGTCCAGCGCTGCCCGTGCGTACAAAAAGAGACTGCAGAAGATTATCAAAACCCACGAGGCACTGCTCATTGCATACAG AATGCAGCGGGAGCAGATCCTGGCTCTGGGTGAGCGCGGGCTGGACCCAGGACCCCCGGAGTCTCACTTCAGCTTGACAGACGGTGAGCTGCAGGTGGAGCAGAGCAGGGAGCTGCAGAGGCTGAGGGAGGACAAGGCCAGGCTGGAGTGCCAGCTGAGCGATGCACTGGGGCAG AAGAATGCCCGTTTTAACCCTGTTCAGAGTGTCAGCTTCCAGGA GACAGGAAATTCTGGGAGAATCGCAGAAGATGCCTGGGTTGATATCAGGAAGCAGCTGAAGGAATTCACACATTCTACTCAG GAGGACCAAGAAAGGGAGCGTGCCCAGCTGATCACCCGGGCCACAGTTGCTGAGGAACAGGTGTTAGAGCTCCAGGATTATGTGGATAAGCACCTTGGCAG GTACAAGCAGGAGGTGATGCGTCTCCGCAGGCTGCTGGGCACGGAGGCGGGCCGGGCCCATAGCGCCCAGGCCCCTGAGCCCAGAGCTCTGCGCCGCCCAAAGAAGAACCCCAGCTATGAGATCTGA
- the ccdc78 gene encoding coiled-coil domain-containing protein 78 isoform X2, translating into MESREDGFVNQLEDRVRLLTDENVQLRDKNERLFNRLGGLQTKLGQLAGSKTDLSSKLVISEEEKLKMAKDLIDAQIHTNKMREQYEAETFELKNKILSQENQLMEMEMERDRLQRDIQHTRGRLQVADKNYKELADEYITLKSNHLVLSEAHEKEVCRNEELSAELLGLAKAQDSLLRQQETQARSQALYGETAHELDRVRALVSRMSQHRVRTEELAASEQERKALERNILGNQDQIKEELERMKRSYEEQQHRLEGKVVAMGKEQQENKRAIRSTQHKLAEQSAALLSSQSQLKEVEMENSRLQMQVKELNEEYRARLVRYLQDLAEYVDGLNDGQGAPRPPERAQMKKFVDSMLQDVRASYRSREEQLSSAARAYKKRLQKIIKTHEALLIAYRMQREQILALGERGLDPGPPESHFSLTDGELQVEQSRELQRLREDKARLECQLSDALGQKNARFNPVQSVSFQETGNSGRIAEDAWVDIRKQLKEFTHSTQEDQERERAQLITRATVAEEQVLELQDYVDKHLGRYKQEVMRLRRLLGTEAGRAHSAQAPEPRALRRPKKNPSYEI; encoded by the exons ATGGAATCCCGCGAAGATGGGTTTGTAAACCAACTTGAAGACAGGGTTCGGCTACTGACCGACGAAAAT GTACAGCTGCGGGACAAAAACGAGCGTCTCTTCAACAGACTGGGTGGCCTGCAGACTAAGCTGGGGCAGCTGGCCGGATCAAAGACCGACCTCTCTTCCAAACTGGTCATCAGTGAAGAGGAGAAACTGAAG ATGGCAAAGGATCTGATTGATGCCCAGATACACACTAATAAGATGAGGGAGCAGTATGAAGCAGAAACATTTGAGCTGAAAAACAAG ATTCTGTCTCAGGAGAATCAACTCATGGAAATGGAGATGGAGCGGGACAGGCTGCAGAGAGACATCCAGCACACTAGGGGGCGCCTGCAAGTGGCTGATAAGAATTACAAAGAGCTGGCAGATGAGTACATCACTCTGAAGAGCAATCACTTGGTTCTGAGTGAGGCGCACGAGAAGGAGGTGTGCAGGAATGAGGAACTGAGTGCAGAGTTGCTGGGCCTGGCTAAGGCCCAGGATTCTCTCCTCAGGCAGCAGGAGACCCAGGCCCGCTCTCAGGCTCTGTACGGGGAGACTGCCCATGAGCTGGATAGGGTGCGGGCTCTCGTCAGCAGGATGTCCCAGCATAGGGTGCGG ACTGAAGAGCTGGCTGCCTCAGAACAAGAACGGAAAGCCCTTGAGAGAAAT ATCCTTGGAAACCAGGATCAGATTAAAGAAGAGCTggagaggatgaagaggagctACGAGGAACAACAGCACAGACTGGAGGGCAAAGT GGTGGCAATGGGCAAGGAGCAACAGGAGAACAAGAGAGCCATCCGCAGCACCCAACACAAACTGGCAGAGCAGTCTGCA gCTCTGCTCAGCTCACAGAGCCAGCTGAaggaggtggagatggagaacTCCAGGCTGCAGATGCAGGTGAAGGAGCTGAACGAGGAATATCGTGCTCGACTGGTGCGCTACCTGCAGGACCTAGCA GAGTACGTGGACGGACTGAATGACGGACAGGGAGCCCCACGGCCCCCGGAGCGTGCACAGATGAAGAAGTTTGTGGACAGCATGCTGCAGGATGTGAGGGCCTCCTATCGATCCCGGGAGGAGCAGCTGTCCAGCGCTGCCCGTGCGTACAAAAAGAGACTGCAGAAGATTATCAAAACCCACGAGGCACTGCTCATTGCATACAG AATGCAGCGGGAGCAGATCCTGGCTCTGGGTGAGCGCGGGCTGGACCCAGGACCCCCGGAGTCTCACTTCAGCTTGACAGACGGTGAGCTGCAGGTGGAGCAGAGCAGGGAGCTGCAGAGGCTGAGGGAGGACAAGGCCAGGCTGGAGTGCCAGCTGAGCGATGCACTGGGGCAG AAGAATGCCCGTTTTAACCCTGTTCAGAGTGTCAGCTTCCAGGA GACAGGAAATTCTGGGAGAATCGCAGAAGATGCCTGGGTTGATATCAGGAAGCAGCTGAAGGAATTCACACATTCTACTCAG GAGGACCAAGAAAGGGAGCGTGCCCAGCTGATCACCCGGGCCACAGTTGCTGAGGAACAGGTGTTAGAGCTCCAGGATTATGTGGATAAGCACCTTGGCAG GTACAAGCAGGAGGTGATGCGTCTCCGCAGGCTGCTGGGCACGGAGGCGGGCCGGGCCCATAGCGCCCAGGCCCCTGAGCCCAGAGCTCTGCGCCGCCCAAAGAAGAACCCCAGCTATGAGATCTGA
- the LOC133122455 gene encoding E3 ubiquitin-protein ligase TRIM56-like, with amino-acid sequence MAEGKTNISEQIEEDFLLCKICFEVYRTPRTLSCLHSFCEPCLELLLDKQEGTVTCPECRAVSDLQGCVRNAKASFFINSLLDLFRSKTTKQTVCSLCPALGKSAVPASSRCLDCADFLCASCAQGHCLSKLTLQHTVVSLEDYLAGCYDEEARSKQERHCPNHQEPLRFYCNTCSSTICRDCRMLEHFSHEVLSLAQATTARRPQLEKLISSLDGNMESLSQHQQEVDSAIQKLKDTEAGFMDQLSGKIAVIMEQLFAQRDAVRKDLSIFIEQQEQKYQSIKKDLCDHINSAQNTKDFSSQVMQKGKDYEILDLEETIQRQIERLQKFSIPDIESKTPLLMVKGDMFSGMFQLTFDTTIDSQKNPTVSDTSIEQEPQTLALKTAESHPQTSTTLPAQPLQASQLTPPPLATPLAFPHINIPASFIFIRTFDTDDDQNPNYENITGISLCPSRDIVIADNSNFSIKRIIRNGQIREDISTEDRGWNDLQPFSVAVCDDSIFFTSGSRLYKVPDDQCDDIVQVCNLRGSHKEYSIAAYENEYIAVSEGTSCSLSLYDPDGVLVDRVNPDYNGKFVFLAVNSCEEFILCDTSNKCVIVLNRAGDIVNICNIVEYFSFNPRSVCVDKWDNIYVMDGKRILLLSPRGDFVQELMTFDGHYTPKLIAADDHGHLIMVNKKGTIRIYRAQL; translated from the coding sequence ATGGCTGAAGGTAAAACCAACATCTCTGAGCAAATAGAAGAGGACTTCCTGCTGTGTAAGATCTGTTTTGAGGTGTACAGGACACCTCGTACCCTGTCCTGCCTTCACTCTTTCTGTGAGCCATGTTTGGAGCTGCTGCTGGACAAACAGGAGGGCACAGTGACCTGTCCAGAGTGCCGTGCAGTCAGTGACCTGCAGGGCTGTGTCCGTAACGCCAAAGCCAGCTTCTTCATTAACAGCCTCCTGGACCTTTTCCGCTCCAAGACCACCAAACAAACAGTCTGTTCACTGTGTCCGGCCTTGGGTAAGTCTGCAGTGCCTGCATCCTCTCGTTGTCTGGACTGTGCCGACTTCCTCTGTGCGTCCTGTGCCCAGGGCCACTGCCTCTCCAAGTTAACGCTGCAGCACACAGTGGTAAGTCTGGAGGACTACTTGGCTGGATGCTACGACGAGGAGGCCCGGAGTAAGCAGGAGCGCCACTGTCCGAACCACCAAGAGCCTCTGAGATTCTATTGTAACACCTGCTCCAGCACCATCTGCAGGGACTGCCGGATGCTGGAGCACTTCTCCCATGAGGTGCTGTCCCTGGCCCAGGCCACCACGGCCAGGAGACCCCAGCTAGAAAAGCTCATCAGCAGCCTGGATGGCAACATGGAAAGCCTGTCTCAACATCAGCAGGAGGTGGACTCCGCCATACAGAAGCTTAAGGACACAGAAGCTGGCTTTATGGACCAACTCTCAGGAAAAATTGCAGTTATAATGGAACAGCTTTTTGCTCAAAGGGATGCTGTTCGTAAGGACTTGTCCATCTTCATTGAACAGCAGGAGCAAAAATACCAGTCAATTAAAAAGGATCTCTGTGATCATATCAACTCAGCACAAAATACCAAAGACTTCTCCTCACAAGTCATGCAGAAGGGAAAGGATTATGAAATACTGGATCTGGAGGAGACCATTCAGAGGCAAATTGAGAGACTCCAGAAATTCAGCATCCCAGATATTGAGAGTAAAACACCTTTGCTGATGGTAAAAGGAGACATGTTCAGTGGAATGTTCCAGTTAACATTTGATACAACTATTGATTCACAGAAAAATCCAACTGTGTCAGACACCAGCATCGAACAAGAGCCCCAGACATTAGCTCTGAAAACTGCTGAGTCACACCCTCAAACATCCACCACCCTTCCAGCTCAACCACTCCAGGCCTCGCAGCTGACCCCACCTCCACTTGCAACTCCACTTGCATTTCCGCACATCAACATTCCagcttctttcattttcatccgTACTTTTGACACCGATGATGACCAGAAcccaaattatgaaaatataacGGGCATTAGTCTGTGCCCAAGCCGGGACATAGTGATTGCAGATAACAGTAACTTCAGTATAAAGCGAATAATCCGAAATGGACAAATAAGGGAAGACATAAGCACTGAGGACAGAGGCTGGAATGATCTTCAGCCCTTCAGTGTTGCGGTGTGCGATGATTCCATTTTCTTTACGTCAGGGTCTAGGCTGTACAAGGTCCCAGATGACCAGTGTGATGATATAGTTCAGGTCTGCAACTTGCGAGGGTCCCACAAGGAGTACTCCATTGCTGCTTATGAGAATGAATACATCGCTGTGAGCGAAGGCACGTCCTGCTCTTTGTCTCTGTATGACCCTGACGGCGTGTTAGTGGACAGAGTTAATCCCGACTACAATggaaaatttgtttttttggcagtgAACAGCTGTGAAGAGTTCATCCTCTGTGACACATCAAATAAGTGTGTTATTGTCCTGAACCGTGCAGGGGACATTGTGAACATATGCAATATTGttgaatatttttcttttaaccCCAGGAGTGTCTGTGTGGACAAGTGGGATAATATTTATGTTATGGATGGGAAGAGGATCCTGTTGCTCTCTCCCAGAGGTGATTTTGTGCAGGAGCTGATGACATTCGATGGTCACTATACACCAAAGCTCATAGCTGCAGATGATCATGGACACCTCATAATGGTCAACAAGAAAGGAACTATCAGAATCTACAGAGCCCAACTGTAG